The Streptomyces sp. NBC_01275 genome has a segment encoding these proteins:
- a CDS encoding DUF4383 domain-containing protein, with amino-acid sequence MATHAVHSGSRRRIRFNEHLPVDHRLNLVYRIGAGLMGLGLLVFGIFGVIDKIGFFDTGGDTVWSLNTNGALSWLSIGVGLLLLVGMVIGGNFASTLNLSLGVLFIGSGFLNMALLDTDYNFLAFKIQNCMLSFVVGILLMVFGMYGRVGSALPHDNPYWRARHPEG; translated from the coding sequence ATGGCGACACACGCAGTGCACTCCGGATCGAGGCGACGGATCAGGTTCAACGAGCACCTGCCCGTCGATCACCGGCTGAACCTGGTCTACCGGATCGGCGCCGGCCTGATGGGCCTGGGGCTGCTGGTCTTCGGGATCTTCGGCGTCATCGACAAGATCGGCTTCTTCGACACCGGCGGGGACACCGTCTGGAGCCTGAACACCAACGGCGCGCTCAGCTGGCTGTCGATCGGCGTCGGGCTGCTGCTGCTCGTGGGCATGGTGATCGGCGGGAACTTCGCGTCCACGCTGAACCTGAGCCTGGGCGTGCTGTTCATCGGCAGCGGGTTCCTGAACATGGCGCTGCTGGACACCGACTACAACTTCCTGGCGTTCAAGATCCAGAACTGCATGCTGAGCTTTGTGGTCGGGATCCTGCTGATGGTCTTCGGGATGTACGGCAGGGTCGGATCGGCCCTGCCGCACGACAACCCCTACTGGCGGGCCCGCCACCCCGAGGGATGA
- a CDS encoding amidase domain-containing protein, with protein MKSRKLSGTRRRATILGAAATSVVAGVALLPNWSAGAAVVDDPTVDAKTKATFQRLADAVFTDRTDALVVGKQGDREKPLTNGFSGDVRLSSGAARTEDATLSALDKRKDQLAKAGEKYSKAATAVTLNATRVTGRTAKAAVTETTTLTYAQARGGAPKTTGFQAQHELTFKADRQGNWQLTDIRDTDQGGLAVNTLSKPTSVKATTADDTMPNAARAAITRNPVAVPKTGTAFDYKAMATYAEKYWNVYNKDYPDFNGHADGGDCTNFVSQSLKAGGWKHVPGYVYDYTKWFGNADIQSDSFVGVNEWSWFAQNSKRTTALANVYQLEVGDVLQMDFDRDGSKDHTMIVTYKSGGVPYVTYHSNNTLRRSVASLVASYPNAYYYAYRT; from the coding sequence GTGAAGTCAAGGAAATTGAGCGGGACACGCCGCCGCGCCACGATACTCGGGGCGGCCGCCACCTCGGTCGTCGCCGGAGTGGCGCTACTGCCCAACTGGTCCGCAGGTGCGGCGGTCGTCGACGACCCCACCGTGGACGCCAAGACGAAGGCCACGTTCCAGCGGCTGGCCGACGCGGTCTTCACCGACCGTACGGACGCCCTGGTCGTCGGCAAGCAGGGCGACCGTGAGAAGCCGCTGACCAACGGCTTCTCCGGCGACGTCCGACTGTCCTCGGGCGCCGCCCGCACCGAGGACGCCACGCTGTCCGCGCTGGACAAGCGCAAGGACCAGCTGGCCAAGGCCGGCGAGAAGTACAGCAAGGCCGCCACCGCCGTCACCCTGAACGCCACGCGCGTGACTGGCCGTACGGCCAAGGCCGCGGTCACCGAGACCACGACCCTGACCTACGCCCAGGCCCGCGGCGGCGCGCCGAAGACCACCGGCTTCCAGGCCCAGCACGAGCTGACCTTCAAGGCCGACCGCCAGGGCAACTGGCAGCTGACGGACATCCGCGACACCGACCAGGGCGGTCTCGCGGTGAACACGCTCTCCAAGCCGACGTCCGTCAAGGCGACCACCGCGGACGACACCATGCCGAACGCGGCGCGCGCGGCGATCACCCGCAACCCGGTCGCCGTCCCCAAGACGGGCACCGCCTTCGACTACAAGGCGATGGCGACCTACGCGGAGAAGTACTGGAACGTCTACAACAAGGACTACCCGGACTTCAACGGTCACGCCGACGGCGGCGACTGCACCAACTTCGTCAGCCAGTCCCTGAAGGCCGGCGGCTGGAAGCACGTCCCGGGCTACGTGTACGACTACACCAAGTGGTTCGGCAACGCCGACATCCAGTCCGACTCGTTCGTCGGCGTCAACGAGTGGTCCTGGTTCGCCCAGAACTCCAAGCGGACCACCGCTCTCGCCAACGTCTACCAGCTCGAGGTCGGCGACGTCCTCCAGATGGACTTCGACCGCGACGGGTCCAAGGACCACACGATGATCGTCACGTACAAGAGCGGCGGAGTGCCGTACGTGACCTACCACTCCAACAACACCCTGCGCAGGTCGGTGGCGAGCCTCGTCGCGTCGTACCCGAACGCGTACTACTACGCCTACCGCACCTGA